The Anaeromyxobacter sp. Fw109-5 genomic interval GAAGACCGCCGCGGCCCGGCGCCCGGCGAAGGCTCGCGGCCGCGCGGCCGCGACCTCCCGCCGCCGCAGCTCCGCGCGCGCGACCCAGGCCCGCGGCCCCGCGGAGCAGCCGCTCGGCATGGGCGTCGCGGACGGCTTCGCCATGGACCGCCTCGCCGCCCCGGTGCGCGCGAGGCGCTCGCCCAAGAAGGAGGTGCGCGAGATCGGCTGGGCCGCGTTCGGCGAGGTCGCGCGCACCCTCGCCCAGCGGATCTCCGCCCGCTTCCGGCCGGACGTCGTGGTCGGCGTCGCCAAGGGCGGCGTCTTCGTCGGGGGAGCGCTCGCCGCCGCCCTCGGCGTGGACTTCTACCCGGTCCGCATCGAGAAGCGCCGCCGCGACGCCGCTCCGCTCCCGGAGCCGGTGGTGGAGCTGCCCGACCTCTCCCGCAAGAAGGTGCTCGTCGTCGACGACGTCGCCTCG includes:
- a CDS encoding phosphoribosyltransferase translates to MGVADGFAMDRLAAPVRARRSPKKEVREIGWAAFGEVARTLAQRISARFRPDVVVGVAKGGVFVGGALAAALGVDFYPVRIEKRRRDAAPLPEPVVELPDLSRKKVLVVDDVASSGATLAKARAVARKAGAREVRTAVLVVRPDGARPDFSAIETDQLVLFGWDYQLDGGPAGGVDPGEVGV